One window of the Solanum stenotomum isolate F172 chromosome 11, ASM1918654v1, whole genome shotgun sequence genome contains the following:
- the LOC125845942 gene encoding uncharacterized protein LOC125845942 gives MSYAYYIHCFAHQLQLALVGLSKKNSDVDNFFYVLTNILNTIGASFKRRDSLRQHQEDKLEELLKFGEVHTGQGLNQERGLQRPGDTRWGSHFKTLDNFLILFSSIVNVLKDMKRDCPYHFDRFAAKNLLSKIHEFEFVFMLHLMFKVLLLTNELNKVLQKKDQDIVNAMGLLDLSKKQLQMMREDEWDSMMDEVSLFCGKHRISIPKMNENYSNGKSKRKRSNISYLHHFRVEVFYAVIDLALQELNNRFDVVTSDLLLGMASLSPVDSFANFHKDRIMKLAEYYPSEFGDKELRELNFQLDDFIVYAQKCDSKFLNLKGIKDLAKVMIETKLHQTWSLVYLLVKLTLIIHVATASVERAFSLMKYIKNDLRNRMDEDLLNGCLVCYIERSIFKNVAIGNPSDRRCSSFLSGYDAACLTIFSGITSDQLL, from the exons ATGTCATATGCATATTATATTCACTGTTTTGCTCACCAATTGCAATTGGCACTTGTAGGTCTTTCCAAAAAGAATTCGGAtgtggataattttttttatgttctcaCTAATATTTTGAATACTATTGGAGCTTCATTTAAACGCAGAGATTCACTTCGACAACATCAAGAAGATAAGTTGGAAGAATTGCTTAAATTTGGAGAAGTTCATACAGGGCAAGGTTTGAATCAAGAACGTGGCCTCCAACGACCGGGTGATACTCGTTGGGGGTCTCATTTTAAAACCTTGGACAATTTcctaattcttttttcttcaattgttaATGTGCTTAAGGATATGAAACGTGATTGTCCATATCATTTTGATAGATTTGCAGCGAAAAATCTTTTGAGCAAgattcatgaatttgaatttgtctTTATGTTGCACTTGATGTTTAAGGTGTTGCTATTGACGAATGAGTTGAATAAAGTTTTACAAAAGAAAGATCAAGATATCGTTAATGCTATGGGATTGCTTGACCTTTCAAAGAAACAATTGCAAATGATGAGAGAGGATGAATGGGACTCTATGATGGATGAGGTTAGCTTATTTTGTGGTAAACATAGAATTTCAATTCCCAAAATGAATGAAAACTACTCTAATGGGAAGTCGAAGCGTAAGAGGTCCAATATTTCATATTTGCATCACTTTCGTGTGGAAGTATTTTATGCCGTCATTGATTTGGcacttcaagaactcaataatcgTTTTGATGTGGTGACTAGTGACTTGCTCCTCGGTATGGCTAGTTTGAGTCCGGTTgattcatttgctaattttcacAAGGATAGGATAATGAAACTAGCCGAGTACTACCCAAGTGAGTTTGGTGATAAAGAGCTTCGGGAACTCAATTTTCAACTTGATGATTTTATTGTCTATGCTCAAAAGTGTGATAGCAAGTTTCTCAACTTGAAGGGAATCAAGGATCTTGCAAAAGTGATGATAGAGACAAAACTACATCAAACTTGGTCacttgtgtatctacttgtgaagTTAACTTTGATTATTCATGTTGCTACCGCAAGCGTGGAAAGAGCATTCTCATTAATGAAGtacataaagaatgatttgcGTAATAGGATGGATGAAGATCTTTTGAATGGTTGTTTAGTTTGCTATATAGAGCGTAgtatatttaaaaat gTGGCTATTGGAAATCCAAGTGACCGCAGATGTTCTTCATTTCTGTCCGGATATGACGCCGCTTGCTTGACGATTTTTTCCGGTATTACCTCCGACCAACTTCTCTGA
- the LOC125845941 gene encoding disease resistance protein RPV1-like → MRVSTKGFSKMKNLRLLQIDHLPLEGSFKDMFTELRVLKWHHCHLEHFPSDLHADKLVILDVKYSSFKESPSTKHLRCLKILDLSYCESLVRTSDFTGSPMLEKLLFRGCSSLTEVHSSIEYLEVLVYLDFTGCKKLKGLPESICKLKSLEKLYLNDCTNLQKLPADMGNLRRLMALNAMGTSIKQLPVSCGLLKNLQLLEMGNGCKILQPKSRPSIISSILASKDRDILPSSIINLPSLEVLKVPFFNPCQRYIPNCLGRLFSLEVLVLSGNNFHSLPLTLSHLCKLKTLSLYGCPNLLMLPNLPCNLEALSTRNCRSLEMLPDLSSANRLQLLDFCDCSKLVEIRGLENLKYLKYMNAIGCMLRKNPLPEGFFKANSAPNGVNVFLHYDEIPSWLSYRVVGSSISLIVPRYREQEFLGMIVWAICESQGEHYVRIPIAIITDQTNKIEYPLFGVDILVRYESYAWVSYMTRRHFKRPIKGGEKMMVSIKEHHSSKESLGKKFGVHLLFATSPKGKSLPLSRLRQR, encoded by the exons ATGCGTGTGAGTACCAAaggattttcaaaaatgaagaaCCTGAGACTACTCCAAATTGATCATCTTCCTCTTGAAGGGAGCTTCAAGGACATGTTTACAGAGCTTAGAGTGTTAAAATGGCATCATTGCCATTTGGAACACTTCCCATCGGATTTGCATGCGGACAAACTTGTTATTTTGGATGTGAAATACAGTAGCTTCAAAGAGTCCCCTAGTACAAAG CACTTAAGGTGTTTGAAGATTTTGGATCTGAGCTATTGTGAGAGTCTAGTGAGAACTTCAGACTTCACTGGTTCACCAATGCTTGAGAAACTACTTTTCAGAGGTTGTTCTAGTTTGACTGAGGTGCATTCATCAATTGAATATTTGGAGGTTCTTGTGTATTTAGATTTCACTGGGTGTAAGAAACTTAAGGGACTACCTGAAAGCATCTGTAAGCTGAAATCGCTCGAGAAGCTATATCTGAATGATTGTACAAATCTACAAAAATTGCCTGCTGACATGGGGAATCTTAGGCGTTTGATGGCACTTAATGCAATGGGAACATCTATTAAACAACTACCAGTGTCTTGTGGACTTCTGAAGAATCTTCAACTCTTGGAAATGGGAAATGGCTGCAAAATTTTACAACCTAAATCTCGTCCTTCCATCATTTCATCCATTTTAGCATCAAAAGATCGTGATATTCTTCCATCTTCTATTATAAATTTACCGTCCTTAGAAGTTCTAAAAGTTCCTTTCTTCAATCCGTGCCAAAGATATATTCCCAATTGTCTTGGCCGATTATTCTCACTGGAAGTCTTAGTTTTAAGTGGAAATAACTTTCACAGCCTACCCCTCACTCTTAGTCACCTATGCAAGCTAAAAACCCTTAGCCTCTATGGATGCCCGAATCTCCTTATGCTCCCAAATCTTCCTTGTAACCTAGAAGCACTATCCACAAGGAATTGCAGGTCACTAGAAATGCTTCCAGATTTGTCAAGTGCAAACAGATTGCAACTGTTGGATTTCTGTGATTGCAGTAAATTGGTTGAGATTCGGGGCCTTGAGAACCTTAAATACTTGAAGTATATGAATGCAATAGGTTGTATGCTAAGAAAAAATCCTCTACCTGAAGGCTTTTTCAAG GCAAATTCTGCACCCAATGGTGTAAATGTTTTTCTTCACTATGATGAGATTCCTAGCTGGTTAAGCTATCGGGTTGTGGGATCTTCAATATCTTTGATTGTTCCACGATACAGGGAACAAGAATTCCTTGGAATGATTGTTTGGGCTATTTGTGAATCTCAAGGAGAACATTATGTTCGAATCCCCATTGCTATCATCACTGACCAGACAAATAAGATTGAATATCCTCTTTTTGGTGTAGATATTTTAGTACGGTATGAGAGTTATGCATGGGTGAGCTATATGACAAGACGACATTTCAAACGCCCAATCAAAGGCGGTGAGAAAATGATGGTTTCTATCAAAGAGCATCATTCATCAAAGGAAAGTTTAGGAAAGAAGTTTGGGGTTCATCTTTTGTTTGCAACCAGCCCAAAAGGAAAGTCATTACCTTTGAGCAGATTGCGACAGAGATGA
- the LOC125845943 gene encoding dephospho-CoA kinase-like has product MKVLKLWIKGCSIIVVDVPLLFDAKVDKCTKPIVVIWVDPETQLQRLMTRDGSMEEEAKSRINAQMSLDLKRSKADIVIDNTCSLEALHEQFQKVLTQITKRLTWTEFLLSRNEAFLALFSTFVSVAIFKKSS; this is encoded by the coding sequence ATGAAAGTTTTGAAGCTGTGGATAAAGGGCTGCTCCATAATTGTTGTCGATGTTCCTCTTTTGTTTGATGCCAAGGTAGATAAATGTACTAAACCCATTgttgtcatttgggttgacccTGAGACACAGCTGCAGCGGCTCATGACTAGAGATGGATCTATGGAGGAGGAGGCCAAAAGCAGGATAAATGCGCAGATGTCCCTGGATCTCAAGAGGTCAAAGGCAGATATTGTGATTGATAACACCTGCTCATTGGAAGCTCTGCATGAGCAATTTCAGAAAGTGTTAACTCAGATTACCAAACGCTTGACCTGGACTGAGTTTCTGCTCTCAAGAAATGAAGCTTTTCTAGCATTGTTTTCCACTTTTGTCAGTGTTGctattttcaagaaaagttcATGA